The Nitrospirota bacterium DNA segment CGAGCGCCCCGGCATTCCCAACCAACGATCTTCCCGGCTCCAAAATGACCGTACAGCCAATTTCCCGGAGCAAAGGAGAAAGGGCTTCCGCCATCTGACCGGGAAGGGGAGGCGACTCGTGATCATAAGTAATTCCCAGACCACCTCCGATATCGAGAATGGAGATTTCAATTCCGTTGGCCCTGAGTTTGCGAATAAACTCCGCGATTTTGGTCAGAGCGTCCACAAAAGGCTTTAAATCGGTCAATTGAGAACCGATATGTTGATGAATTCCAACCACCTTAATGTGAGATAACGCGCGGGCCTCCAGATATCCATTCATCGCAAGGTCAATATCAATTCCAAACTTGCTTTGTTTCATTCCTGTAGAAATATAAGGATGGGTGAGGGGATCGATATTAGGATTAACTCTCAAAGCCACCGGCGCAATTTGACCTTCAGATTTTGCTACCTCATTGATCAGGGCAAGTTCCTGCGAAGACTCGACGTTAAACATTAAAATATTTGCCCGAAGGGCGGAGGCAATTTCTCCCCGCATTTTCCCGACACCGGCAAACACAATTTTTTCAGGGGGGATCCCGGCGCGAAGCGCTCTGAAAAGTTCCCCTCCCGAAACAATATCCGCCCCGCCGCCCAGATTGCCGAAGATTTTCAAAATGGACAGGTTGGAGTTGGCTTTTGCTGCATAGCAAATTAAATGAGGGAGTTCCTTAAAGGCGGTCTCAAAGGCCTTAAAATGGCGAACGAGGGTCTCATGACTGTACAAATAAAATG contains these protein-coding regions:
- the lysA gene encoding diaminopimelate decarboxylase, which encodes MNDFHYIKNEMYCEGVSISKIASDVGTPFYLYSHETLVRHFKAFETAFKELPHLICYAAKANSNLSILKIFGNLGGGADIVSGGELFRALRAGIPPEKIVFAGVGKMRGEIASALRANILMFNVESSQELALINEVAKSEGQIAPVALRVNPNIDPLTHPYISTGMKQSKFGIDIDLAMNGYLEARALSHIKVVGIHQHIGSQLTDLKPFVDALTKIAEFIRKLRANGIEISILDIGGGLGITYDHESPPLPGQMAEALSPLLREIGCTVILEPGRSLVGNAGALVSQVLFTKASSEKNFLVVDAGMSDLIRPALYQAYHEIKPVVQTDRPLRKVDVVGPVCESGDFFAKDREIIELVAGDLLAVMGAGAYGFSMASHYNSRPNIPEVLVRGDKYMIIREREDYEDLIRREKIPPGLL